The Sorangiineae bacterium MSr11367 genome window below encodes:
- a CDS encoding DoxX family protein translates to MDQILRLRTWIEQHRDVWLDLLRIYMGFALLAKAIAFMQHMSAFIETMPIKDGAFAPALLAHYIVVAHAAGGIMLIFGVLTRIAAAVNIPVLLGAVFFVHWHEGLFQPQQTLELALLVLFILSLITVVGGGPLSVDERLKKHEHDIPTVPRHHHV, encoded by the coding sequence ATGGATCAGATTCTCAGGCTCCGGACATGGATCGAGCAACACCGTGATGTTTGGCTCGACCTGTTGCGCATCTACATGGGCTTTGCGCTGTTGGCGAAGGCGATTGCCTTCATGCAGCACATGTCGGCCTTCATCGAGACCATGCCCATCAAGGACGGGGCCTTCGCGCCCGCACTGCTCGCCCACTACATCGTGGTCGCGCACGCCGCGGGCGGAATCATGCTCATTTTTGGCGTCCTCACCCGCATCGCCGCCGCCGTGAACATCCCCGTGCTGCTGGGCGCCGTGTTCTTCGTCCACTGGCACGAGGGTCTCTTCCAGCCGCAGCAAACCCTCGAGCTCGCGTTGCTGGTGCTCTTCATCCTGTCGCTCATCACCGTGGTCGGCGGCGGGCCACTCTCGGTCGACGAGCGCCTGAAGAAGCACGAACACGACATCCCCACCGTCCCACGCCACCACCACGTGTAG
- a CDS encoding UvrD-helicase domain-containing protein: MSDLFGTLRKPLTDATARQRIREDLDTTLVVEAAAGTGKTTELVGRVLALVRKGRARLSGIVAVTFTEKAAGEMKLRLRTEIENARRSEAVTDVERANLDGSLAELEAAHIGTIHGFCADLLRERPVEACVDPLFEVADDDGKQRILRDCFEPWFERQLASPMPSVERVLRRRTRDRDAVGPRHVLSNAVSALIEQRDFDTPWEHVPFERRTAIDEILVELRALGDLAPRADYKDSWLAKSFAEIARYVGEADRREAVRGERDYDGLEAELRTLSRQKLWGWKGSGRWYTKGLERQHVLDDRARTHEKLKAVLERADADLAAGLREELWPLVAEYEVRKRSAGKLDFLDLLLLTRNLLRDHLDVRQELQSRFSHLLVDEFQDTDPLQAEILLLLAADDPAESEPMRVKPVPGKLFVVGDPKQSIYRFRRADVALYESIKRRLAEAGADVLHLSTSFRSVPSIQRAINATFAPLMQGNARGSQATYVALEPFREDNKKAPMPGVVALPVPRPWGDYGKIVNFRIDDSFPDAVAAFIDHLLNDSGWSIAEKEGGRAVPLEARHVCLLFKRLQNFGSDVTRPYVRALEARRIPHVLVGGRSYHAREEVVAIVNALCAIEWPDDELSVFATLRGPFFSLGDDALLSFRHRIRGDLNPFRRVEPELLTDLTRPVRDAMLLLAHLHRRRNRRPIADTIVHVLEATRAHAGIAIWPTGEQALANVLRVLDIARRFESRGATSFRSFVEYMKDEAERGGVSEAPVVEEGTDGVRIMTVHRAKGLEFPVVILADPTAKPTLSEPSRFVDTSRRLWAMPLAGASPHELLVNRDEVLEQDGEEAMRLLYVAATRAREMLVVPVLGDEVPGDFWTSALNPAIYPPEDARRHPEVAPGCPDFGPDSVRERPDSSRRDVHEAVKPGLHRPMAGEHSVVWWDPNALGLDKHHDVGLRQQRILEADKEGVVAEAGERLHTLWRRERDEAIAKGKTPSRVVRTVTEVSHSEEAAKRPSTPNEERVEVVVTTGGRREGRPRGKRFGVLVHATLAAVDLHAGPDAVAKVARIHARLVGASGAEIEAATVAVVAALAHPIFDRARAATECRRESPILCHMDDGAVLEGVLDLAMRERDEHGHIWTVVDYKTDAEIAERVREYEAQVLLYANAIAESTGERARGVLLSV; the protein is encoded by the coding sequence ATGAGCGACCTTTTCGGCACACTGCGCAAGCCGCTCACCGACGCGACGGCGCGCCAGCGCATCCGCGAGGATCTGGACACGACGTTGGTCGTGGAGGCGGCGGCGGGAACGGGGAAAACGACGGAGCTCGTGGGGCGGGTGCTCGCCCTGGTGCGAAAAGGCCGGGCGCGGCTTTCGGGCATCGTGGCCGTCACCTTCACCGAGAAGGCGGCCGGCGAGATGAAGCTGCGGCTGCGCACGGAAATCGAGAACGCGCGGCGCAGCGAAGCGGTGACCGACGTGGAGCGGGCCAACCTGGACGGATCGCTGGCCGAGCTGGAGGCCGCGCACATCGGGACGATCCACGGCTTTTGCGCGGATCTTCTGCGCGAGCGGCCCGTGGAAGCGTGCGTCGATCCGCTGTTCGAGGTGGCCGACGACGATGGCAAACAGCGCATCCTGCGCGATTGCTTCGAGCCATGGTTCGAGCGCCAATTGGCCTCGCCCATGCCATCGGTGGAGCGCGTGCTGCGCCGGCGCACGCGCGATCGCGACGCCGTGGGCCCGCGCCACGTGCTCTCCAACGCCGTCTCGGCGCTCATCGAGCAGCGCGACTTCGACACGCCGTGGGAGCACGTGCCGTTCGAGCGACGCACGGCCATCGACGAGATCCTCGTGGAGCTGCGCGCCCTGGGGGATCTCGCACCGCGTGCAGACTACAAGGATTCCTGGCTGGCCAAAAGCTTCGCCGAGATCGCCCGGTACGTGGGCGAAGCCGATCGCCGCGAGGCGGTGCGGGGTGAGCGCGACTACGACGGCCTCGAGGCCGAGCTGCGCACCCTGAGCCGGCAAAAGCTCTGGGGCTGGAAGGGCAGCGGCAGGTGGTACACCAAGGGCCTCGAGCGCCAGCACGTGCTCGACGATCGCGCGCGCACGCACGAGAAGCTGAAGGCCGTCCTCGAGCGCGCCGATGCGGATCTCGCAGCAGGTTTGCGCGAGGAGCTCTGGCCGCTCGTCGCCGAGTACGAGGTGCGCAAGCGAAGCGCGGGGAAGCTCGATTTTCTCGATTTGCTGCTCCTGACGCGAAACCTTCTGCGCGATCACCTGGACGTGCGCCAAGAGCTGCAGTCGCGCTTTTCGCACCTCTTGGTGGACGAATTTCAGGACACCGATCCGCTGCAAGCGGAGATCTTGTTGCTCTTGGCGGCGGACGATCCGGCCGAGAGCGAGCCGATGCGGGTCAAACCGGTGCCGGGCAAGCTGTTCGTGGTCGGCGATCCCAAGCAATCGATCTACCGATTCCGGCGCGCGGACGTGGCGCTCTACGAGAGCATCAAGCGGCGCCTCGCCGAGGCGGGCGCCGACGTGCTGCACTTGTCGACGAGCTTTCGCAGCGTGCCCTCGATTCAACGGGCCATCAACGCGACGTTCGCCCCGCTCATGCAAGGCAATGCGCGCGGCTCGCAGGCGACGTACGTGGCGCTGGAGCCGTTTCGCGAGGACAACAAGAAGGCCCCGATGCCCGGCGTGGTGGCGTTGCCGGTGCCGCGGCCCTGGGGCGACTACGGGAAGATCGTCAATTTTCGAATCGACGATTCGTTCCCCGATGCCGTGGCCGCGTTCATCGACCACTTGCTGAACGACAGCGGGTGGAGCATCGCCGAGAAGGAGGGCGGGCGCGCGGTGCCGCTGGAGGCGCGGCACGTGTGCCTTCTGTTCAAGCGGCTGCAGAACTTCGGCTCCGATGTCACGCGGCCGTACGTGCGGGCGCTGGAGGCGCGGCGCATTCCGCACGTGCTCGTGGGAGGCCGCTCGTACCACGCGCGCGAAGAGGTGGTGGCCATCGTGAATGCGCTTTGCGCGATCGAATGGCCGGACGACGAGCTGTCGGTGTTCGCGACCTTGCGCGGGCCGTTTTTCTCGCTGGGTGACGATGCCTTGCTCTCGTTCCGGCACCGCATTCGGGGCGACTTGAATCCATTTCGGCGGGTCGAGCCCGAGCTGCTGACGGATCTGACGCGGCCGGTGCGTGATGCGATGTTGCTCTTGGCGCACCTTCACCGCCGGCGCAACCGGCGCCCCATCGCGGACACCATCGTGCACGTGCTGGAGGCGACGCGTGCCCACGCCGGAATTGCCATTTGGCCGACGGGCGAGCAGGCGCTGGCCAACGTGCTGCGCGTGCTGGACATTGCGCGGCGGTTCGAATCGCGCGGGGCGACGTCGTTTCGCTCATTTGTAGAATACATGAAAGACGAGGCCGAGCGCGGCGGCGTCTCCGAGGCGCCGGTGGTGGAAGAGGGCACCGACGGGGTGCGCATCATGACGGTGCACCGTGCGAAGGGGCTGGAGTTCCCGGTGGTCATCCTGGCGGATCCGACGGCCAAGCCGACGTTGTCCGAACCGTCACGCTTCGTCGATACCTCGCGCCGTCTGTGGGCGATGCCGCTCGCGGGGGCGTCCCCGCACGAGCTCTTGGTGAACCGCGACGAGGTGCTCGAGCAAGACGGGGAGGAGGCGATGCGGCTGTTGTACGTGGCGGCGACGCGCGCGCGGGAGATGCTCGTGGTGCCGGTGCTCGGCGACGAGGTGCCGGGCGACTTTTGGACGAGCGCATTGAACCCGGCGATTTATCCCCCGGAAGACGCGCGACGTCATCCCGAGGTGGCGCCGGGCTGCCCGGACTTCGGGCCCGACAGCGTGCGCGAGCGCCCCGACAGCTCGCGCCGTGACGTGCACGAGGCGGTGAAGCCAGGTTTGCATCGGCCGATGGCCGGGGAGCACTCCGTGGTGTGGTGGGATCCGAATGCGCTGGGGCTCGACAAGCACCACGACGTGGGGCTGCGGCAGCAACGCATCTTGGAGGCCGACAAAGAGGGCGTCGTCGCGGAAGCGGGCGAACGGCTGCACACGCTATGGCGGCGCGAGAGGGATGAGGCCATCGCCAAGGGCAAGACGCCGTCGCGGGTGGTGCGAACCGTGACGGAGGTCTCGCACAGCGAAGAAGCGGCCAAGCGCCCGAGCACGCCGAACGAGGAGCGCGTCGAGGTCGTGGTGACCACGGGGGGCAGGCGAGAAGGTCGCCCCCGCGGAAAGAGGTTTGGCGTGTTGGTGCACGCGACCTTGGCCGCCGTGGACTTGCACGCCGGGCCCGACGCGGTGGCGAAGGTCGCGCGGATCCACGCGCGGCTCGTCGGGGCCAGCGGCGCGGAGATCGAAGCGGCAACGGTGGCCGTGGTGGCCGCCCTCGCGCACCCGATCTTCGATCGGGCGCGCGCAGCCACGGAATGCCGGCGAGAATCGCCGATCCTTTGCCACATGGACGACGGCGCCGTGCTCGAGGGCGTGCTCGACCTGGCCATGCGCGAGCGCGACGAGCACGGCCACATCTGGACCGTGGTCGACTACAAAACCGACGCCGAAATCGCCGAGCGCGTCCGCGAGTACGAGGCCCAGGTGCTCCTCTACGCCAACGCCATCGCCGAATCGACCGGCGAACGCGCCCGCGGCGTATTGCTCTCGGTGTAG
- a CDS encoding PD-(D/E)XK nuclease family protein, whose amino-acid sequence MSQLALLSPRSTEPRRIVVGSSRAELRIARAVSWLASRGNTTRLVILGPTLEVALEIGREAGAQVRQSFGWERTTLSRLAATLAAPALAERGLVPSGRLTLEALATRVVHRLGESEKNELGRFSAVADRPGLPRALARTFDELRMAKIAPRSIGEDDLQRLCDAFETELEADQIADRALVFELAVAAARDRTTQHPWLDVPLVLVDVPMRTAREAELLAALSARAECVLATYPEGDERAQQHLEAALGVGAVRLMDRAERPDSLTRLQRGLFSPTTEPGEPDDAVEMLSAPGESRESIEIARRILREAGRGVPFDRMAIVLRAPGAYRAHLVEALRRAGIPAYFARGTVRPDSAGRAFLALLRCATEKLSARRFSEYLSLSEVPDSDETGRPPPALEGSERWVVPDEDFLPGVLERTAELEEPEDEADVAAHGPTSTAVIGGSLRAPYRWERLIVDAAVIGGRARWERRLSGRAKGLERELTIYPSDHARAIAIRRELADLASLQSYALPLLDDLAELPEKALWGEFIDRLGAMATRALRRPERVLSVLAELEPLRRVGPVSLSEVRLVLERRLTELTVPPRGRRYGCVFIASTEEVRGLAFDVVFIPGLAERIFPQKVIDDPILPDRIRLGKDTDLITNRVRSEEERLALRVAVGAANARLVLSYPRLDVEQSRPRTPSFYGLEVLRAAEGRLPGFDELARRAERVGDARIGWPAPAQARDAVDAAEHDLSLLESILKKPEGETVGTARYLLSTNPHLARALRTRARRWHPKWWPADGLLHVTGEAREALDAHNLTARSFSPTALQHFSACPYRFVLQAIHRLGPREEPAPIEELSPLERGSLVHDVQYELYVGLREKGMLPVTRENRRAVEAELDRVLATVAARYEDDLAPAIDRVWKDGIESIAADLREMLRRDAEDDEWSPTHFELSFGLQDKGARDPVSVDAPLALDEGILLRGSIDCVEQSTSGLLRATDYKTGKVRATATTKIGGGQTLQPIFYALALEKLFEGKNVDGGRLYYCTTTGEFKEVSIALDDTARAEAKTVVSVVGNAIAKGALPAAPDEGACQYCDYLRVCGPYEELRTRKVKDQAPLAPLVALRRRA is encoded by the coding sequence ATGAGCCAGCTTGCCCTCCTCTCCCCGCGCAGCACCGAACCCCGGCGGATCGTTGTCGGATCGTCGCGCGCGGAGCTCCGCATTGCACGCGCTGTGTCGTGGCTTGCGTCACGCGGGAACACGACGCGACTCGTCATCCTCGGCCCCACGTTGGAGGTCGCGCTGGAGATCGGGCGCGAAGCCGGAGCGCAGGTTCGTCAAAGTTTCGGCTGGGAGCGGACCACGTTGTCCCGCCTGGCGGCTACCTTGGCCGCGCCCGCGCTGGCCGAGCGCGGGCTGGTGCCTTCGGGCCGCCTCACGCTGGAGGCCCTGGCCACGCGCGTGGTGCATCGGCTCGGGGAAAGCGAGAAAAACGAGCTCGGGCGCTTTTCGGCGGTGGCCGATCGGCCGGGCCTTCCGCGCGCGCTGGCGCGCACCTTCGACGAGCTGCGCATGGCCAAGATCGCGCCGCGCAGCATCGGCGAGGACGACTTGCAACGGCTGTGCGACGCCTTCGAAACGGAGCTCGAGGCCGATCAAATCGCCGACCGGGCGCTCGTGTTCGAGCTGGCGGTCGCGGCCGCACGCGATCGAACGACGCAGCACCCATGGCTGGACGTGCCCCTCGTCCTGGTCGACGTGCCGATGCGCACCGCCAGGGAAGCGGAACTTCTCGCGGCGCTGTCCGCCCGCGCGGAGTGCGTGCTGGCGACGTACCCGGAGGGCGACGAGCGCGCGCAGCAGCACCTCGAGGCGGCGCTGGGCGTGGGCGCGGTGCGCCTCATGGATCGCGCCGAAAGGCCGGATTCGCTCACGCGGTTGCAGCGCGGCCTGTTTTCGCCGACCACGGAGCCCGGCGAGCCCGATGACGCGGTGGAAATGCTCTCGGCCCCCGGCGAGAGCCGCGAAAGCATCGAAATCGCGCGCCGCATTTTGCGCGAGGCCGGGCGCGGTGTGCCGTTCGATCGCATGGCCATCGTTCTGCGCGCCCCGGGCGCCTACCGCGCGCACCTCGTCGAGGCGCTTCGGCGCGCGGGAATACCCGCGTACTTCGCCCGCGGGACGGTGCGGCCGGATTCGGCGGGTCGCGCGTTTTTGGCCCTGCTGCGGTGCGCGACGGAGAAGCTCTCCGCGCGCCGCTTCTCCGAGTACCTGTCGCTGAGCGAGGTGCCCGATTCCGACGAGACGGGGCGTCCGCCGCCGGCCCTCGAGGGCAGCGAACGCTGGGTCGTTCCCGATGAAGACTTCCTGCCCGGCGTTCTCGAGCGCACCGCGGAGCTCGAGGAGCCCGAGGACGAAGCCGATGTGGCGGCGCACGGCCCCACGTCGACGGCGGTCATCGGTGGCTCGCTCCGTGCGCCGTATCGATGGGAGAGGCTCATCGTCGACGCGGCGGTCATCGGCGGCCGGGCGCGCTGGGAACGGCGACTCTCGGGCCGCGCGAAGGGGCTCGAACGCGAGCTGACCATCTACCCGAGCGACCACGCCCGCGCGATCGCCATCCGCCGCGAGCTCGCGGACCTGGCCAGCTTGCAGAGCTACGCCTTGCCCTTGCTCGACGATCTCGCCGAGCTCCCCGAGAAGGCGCTTTGGGGCGAGTTCATCGACCGCCTCGGGGCCATGGCCACGCGCGCACTGCGCCGCCCCGAGCGGGTGCTCTCCGTGCTGGCCGAGCTGGAACCGCTGCGCCGCGTGGGCCCGGTGTCGCTGTCCGAGGTGCGCCTCGTGCTCGAGCGGCGCCTCACGGAGCTCACCGTGCCGCCGCGCGGGCGCCGCTATGGCTGCGTGTTCATTGCCTCCACCGAAGAAGTGCGCGGCCTGGCCTTCGACGTCGTGTTCATTCCCGGCCTCGCCGAGCGCATTTTTCCGCAAAAGGTCATCGACGACCCGATTTTGCCGGACCGGATCCGCTTGGGGAAGGACACGGACCTGATCACGAACCGCGTGCGCTCCGAGGAAGAGCGCCTCGCGCTTCGCGTGGCGGTGGGGGCGGCGAACGCGCGCCTCGTTCTGTCCTATCCGCGCCTCGACGTGGAGCAGTCGCGCCCGCGCACGCCGTCGTTCTACGGGCTGGAAGTGCTGCGCGCGGCCGAGGGGCGGCTACCCGGGTTCGACGAGCTGGCCCGCCGCGCCGAGCGCGTGGGCGATGCGCGCATCGGATGGCCCGCGCCCGCCCAGGCCCGCGACGCGGTGGACGCCGCGGAGCACGATCTGTCGCTGCTCGAGTCCATTCTGAAAAAGCCGGAGGGCGAGACCGTCGGCACGGCGCGCTACCTCTTGTCGACGAACCCGCATCTGGCACGCGCACTGCGAACGCGTGCGCGGCGGTGGCACCCCAAGTGGTGGCCGGCCGACGGCCTTTTGCACGTGACCGGCGAAGCGCGCGAGGCGCTCGATGCGCACAACCTGACGGCGCGCTCGTTCTCGCCCACGGCGCTGCAGCACTTCTCGGCGTGCCCGTACCGCTTCGTCCTGCAGGCCATCCATCGGCTCGGCCCGCGCGAAGAGCCTGCGCCCATCGAGGAACTTTCCCCGCTCGAACGCGGCTCGCTCGTGCACGACGTGCAGTACGAGCTTTACGTGGGGCTGCGCGAAAAAGGGATGCTCCCGGTGACCCGCGAGAACCGCCGCGCGGTGGAGGCGGAGCTCGATCGCGTGCTCGCCACCGTCGCCGCGCGCTACGAGGACGACTTGGCGCCGGCCATCGACCGCGTCTGGAAGGACGGCATCGAGTCGATCGCCGCCGACCTGCGCGAGATGCTCCGCCGCGATGCCGAGGACGACGAATGGTCGCCGACGCACTTCGAGCTGTCGTTCGGCCTGCAGGACAAGGGCGCCCGCGATCCCGTCAGCGTGGACGCTCCGCTGGCGCTCGACGAGGGCATTCTCCTGCGCGGATCCATCGACTGCGTGGAGCAGAGCACGAGCGGGTTGCTTCGTGCGACCGACTACAAGACCGGCAAGGTGCGTGCGACCGCGACGACGAAGATTGGCGGCGGGCAGACCCTGCAGCCGATTTTCTACGCCCTCGCGCTGGAAAAGCTCTTCGAAGGGAAAAACGTCGACGGAGGCCGCCTTTATTACTGCACCACCACCGGCGAGTTCAAAGAGGTATCCATCGCGCTGGACGATACGGCGCGCGCCGAGGCCAAGACGGTGGTGAGCGTGGTGGGCAACGCCATTGCCAAGGGGGCGCTGCCCGCGGCGCCGGACGAGGGGGCGTGCCAGTACTGCGACTACCTGCGCGTGTGCGGCCCGTACGAAGAGTTGCGAACGCGCAAGGTGAAGGACCAAGCGCCCCTGGCGCCGCTCGTGGCCCTGCGGAGGCGCGCATGA
- a CDS encoding GNAT family N-acetyltransferase has product MSVSFCFAGAGEIIIHPVGLLLTERLELVPLTLPVVEAVLESDRNKIEALVNAPLPRRFHGRALIERAFPASLCEIRKDPDRRLWGDRLMILRTKERRIVGSVIFHGRPGPDGIAEVGYGVEDEWQGQGFATEAVERSLEWALAQPGVRAVQATTFQWHRASLRVIEKCKMVRIGSREHEMLGELTIFERRAKELL; this is encoded by the coding sequence ATGTCGGTTTCGTTCTGTTTCGCAGGCGCGGGAGAAATTATCATCCATCCCGTGGGTCTGCTCCTCACCGAACGTCTCGAGCTGGTTCCGCTCACCCTCCCCGTGGTGGAAGCCGTCCTGGAGAGCGATCGCAACAAGATCGAGGCGCTGGTCAACGCGCCCCTCCCGCGCCGCTTCCATGGACGGGCCCTCATCGAGCGCGCCTTCCCCGCTTCCCTCTGCGAGATCCGCAAAGATCCCGACAGGCGGCTCTGGGGCGACCGCCTGATGATCCTGCGCACGAAGGAGCGGCGCATCGTCGGCAGTGTCATTTTCCACGGCCGCCCCGGTCCCGACGGCATCGCCGAAGTCGGCTACGGCGTGGAGGACGAGTGGCAAGGCCAAGGCTTCGCCACCGAGGCCGTCGAGCGCTCGCTCGAGTGGGCGCTCGCCCAGCCCGGCGTGCGCGCCGTGCAGGCGACCACCTTCCAATGGCACCGCGCCTCGCTGCGGGTCATCGAGAAATGCAAGATGGTGCGCATCGGCTCGCGCGAGCACGAGATGCTCGGCGAGCTCACCATTTTCGAGCGACGCGCGAAAGAGCTGCTCTAG
- a CDS encoding M20/M25/M40 family metallo-hydrolase yields MKRMALWVWALAVLSACAPAVTRPTGVTAATVGAYTPPDIRREAVSAHVRFLAHDLLEGRGTGERGHAIASAYLATQLQGMGAAPMGDKGSYFQEVPLLGARGTSASFSVAKQNGLSRPFVFEQDFWMSPAFVQGDFQVEAPLTFVGYGIEAPEYHYDDLHAVDVRGKIAVVMYGAPLGRRADFFPDLPSSVLGDLRQKIVRLQELGAVAVVAVHPPQVEKVVPWDDFIKERRTELLTLRLDPPDAKPGDPHRVLPGVERPRGAIPGRVFDEMLMATGRSERLASLVAAADSGKPITFDLGLTARIAVRSTVRSFSSQNVVARITKDPSSPLAEEAVVVSAHVDHLGIREPVGGDAIYNGAADDAGGCAAVLEVARAFAQGPVRPRRSILVAFFTGEERGLLGSEYFAMHPPVPIERMAAIVQTDTDYPISPLRNIEVLGPEHSSVAVNVRDAERALGSIKVWSDSQPAETFFTRSDHYSLVKRGVPAVFPIIGFAGQTAQEAAARRAWQKSRYHKPTDEWEPQRDYQPLADFAKFQYLVALSVADRPERPRWNKGDFFETHAFRK; encoded by the coding sequence ATGAAGCGCATGGCGTTGTGGGTGTGGGCTTTGGCCGTGCTTTCGGCGTGTGCGCCGGCGGTGACGCGCCCGACGGGCGTAACGGCGGCAACGGTGGGGGCGTACACGCCGCCGGACATTCGTCGCGAGGCCGTGTCGGCGCACGTGCGGTTTCTCGCGCACGATCTGCTCGAGGGCCGCGGAACCGGGGAACGAGGGCACGCGATTGCGTCGGCCTACCTGGCAACGCAGCTCCAGGGCATGGGTGCCGCGCCGATGGGCGACAAGGGGAGCTATTTCCAAGAGGTACCGCTGCTCGGTGCGCGGGGCACGTCGGCGAGCTTTTCGGTGGCCAAGCAAAATGGCCTGTCGCGCCCCTTCGTCTTCGAGCAGGACTTCTGGATGTCGCCCGCCTTCGTGCAGGGCGATTTCCAGGTGGAGGCGCCGCTCACCTTCGTGGGTTACGGCATCGAGGCACCCGAGTACCACTACGACGATTTGCACGCCGTCGACGTGCGCGGGAAAATCGCGGTGGTCATGTACGGAGCTCCACTGGGGCGGCGCGCGGACTTCTTCCCCGATCTACCGTCGTCGGTGCTCGGGGACCTGCGGCAGAAGATCGTGCGGCTGCAGGAACTTGGCGCGGTGGCCGTCGTGGCGGTGCACCCGCCGCAGGTCGAGAAGGTGGTTCCTTGGGACGACTTCATCAAGGAACGGCGCACCGAATTGCTGACGTTACGGCTGGACCCGCCCGATGCAAAACCGGGGGATCCGCACCGCGTCCTTCCGGGGGTCGAGCGCCCGCGGGGGGCCATTCCAGGTCGGGTGTTCGACGAAATGCTCATGGCGACAGGTCGTTCCGAGCGCCTCGCGAGCCTGGTGGCCGCGGCCGACTCGGGCAAGCCCATCACCTTCGACCTTGGCCTGACGGCGCGCATCGCCGTTCGATCCACGGTGCGCAGCTTTTCCTCGCAGAACGTCGTTGCCCGCATCACGAAGGATCCGTCGTCGCCGTTGGCTGAAGAAGCCGTGGTGGTCTCGGCGCACGTGGACCATTTGGGGATTCGCGAGCCCGTGGGTGGGGATGCCATTTACAATGGGGCTGCGGACGACGCGGGAGGCTGTGCGGCAGTTCTCGAAGTCGCCCGCGCCTTCGCGCAAGGTCCGGTGCGTCCGCGTCGATCGATCCTCGTCGCCTTCTTCACGGGCGAGGAGCGGGGGTTGCTCGGCTCGGAGTACTTTGCAATGCATCCGCCCGTGCCCATCGAGCGCATGGCCGCCATCGTGCAGACGGATACGGATTATCCCATTTCGCCGCTGCGCAACATCGAGGTACTCGGCCCCGAACATAGCTCCGTGGCCGTGAACGTGCGCGATGCGGAGCGTGCGCTCGGCAGCATCAAGGTATGGTCGGATTCCCAGCCCGCGGAGACGTTCTTCACGCGCTCCGACCACTATTCGCTGGTCAAGCGCGGCGTTCCTGCCGTGTTTCCCATCATTGGCTTCGCAGGCCAGACCGCACAGGAGGCGGCCGCGCGTCGGGCGTGGCAGAAGTCGCGCTACCACAAGCCCACCGACGAGTGGGAGCCGCAGCGCGACTACCAGCCGCTCGCCGACTTTGCGAAGTTTCAATACCTGGTCGCGTTGTCCGTGGCCGATCGCCCCGAGCGCCCTCGTTGGAACAAGGGCGACTTTTTCGAGACACACGCGTTTCGGAAATAG
- a CDS encoding NAD(P)-binding domain-containing protein, producing the protein MRVVIADKFPENYLLEFRSLGLEVEYRPEASATELPAIAGDCEILVVRSTKVTRETIEAASRLQLVIRAGAGIDTIDVDAASARGIYVTNCPGKNSVAVAELTVGLILALDRRIPQNTADLREGQWNKKEYSKADGLKGKTLGLVGLGSIGQAVARRAAAFEMNLVGYTRSPHLELAQSLGIVPCATLFELAERSDVVSVHIPGTAENRGLFGDAFFARMKHGASFVNTSRGSLHDTAALEKAMRERNLRVGLDVYNPEPEGGTASFDHPLCKLPGFVGTHHIGASTEQAQNAIAAEAVRICREFIKLGQPQNAVNIERASPAKVQLIVRHYDRVGVLASVLAIVRKYGLNVEEMTNTIFAGAKAAVATIRLASAPPLAMTTEIEDLKDQIIQVTVKPF; encoded by the coding sequence ATGCGCGTCGTCATTGCCGACAAATTTCCAGAAAACTACCTCCTCGAGTTTCGTTCCCTCGGTCTCGAGGTCGAGTACCGCCCGGAGGCTTCGGCCACCGAATTACCGGCCATTGCCGGCGACTGCGAAATCCTCGTCGTGCGCAGCACGAAAGTCACCCGCGAGACCATCGAGGCGGCCAGCCGCCTCCAGCTCGTGATCCGCGCCGGCGCCGGCATCGATACCATCGATGTGGATGCTGCCAGCGCCCGCGGCATTTATGTAACCAACTGTCCCGGAAAGAACAGCGTGGCCGTGGCCGAGCTCACGGTGGGGTTGATCCTCGCCCTGGACCGGCGCATCCCGCAAAACACCGCCGACCTTCGCGAAGGTCAGTGGAACAAGAAGGAATACAGCAAGGCGGACGGCCTCAAAGGCAAGACCTTGGGCCTCGTTGGCCTGGGCTCCATCGGCCAGGCGGTCGCGCGGCGGGCCGCTGCGTTCGAAATGAACCTGGTCGGCTACACGCGCTCACCGCACCTGGAGCTCGCGCAGTCCTTGGGCATCGTGCCCTGTGCGACCTTGTTCGAGCTCGCGGAACGAAGCGACGTCGTGTCGGTGCATATCCCTGGCACCGCGGAAAACCGCGGGCTCTTCGGGGACGCGTTTTTCGCGCGCATGAAGCACGGCGCAAGCTTCGTGAACACCAGCCGCGGAAGCCTGCACGATACGGCCGCCCTGGAAAAAGCGATGCGCGAGCGAAACCTGCGCGTGGGGCTCGATGTCTACAACCCCGAGCCGGAGGGCGGCACGGCCAGCTTCGATCATCCGCTGTGCAAGCTGCCGGGCTTCGTCGGCACGCACCACATCGGGGCGAGCACCGAGCAAGCCCAGAACGCGATCGCCGCGGAGGCGGTGCGCATCTGCCGCGAGTTCATCAAGCTGGGGCAGCCGCAAAACGCGGTAAACATCGAACGCGCCTCCCCCGCCAAGGTGCAGCTCATCGTGCGCCACTACGACCGGGTCGGCGTGCTCGCATCGGTGCTGGCCATCGTCCGCAAGTACGGCCTCAACGTCGAGGAGATGACCAACACCATCTTCGCCGGCGCCAAGGCCGCCGTGGCCACCATCCGCCTCGCCTCGGCCCCGCCCTTGGCGATGACCACGGAAATCGAGGACCTAAAGGACCAAATCATCCAGGTGACGGTCAAGCCGTTCTGA